Proteins from one Parvibaculum lavamentivorans DS-1 genomic window:
- a CDS encoding DUF2188 domain-containing protein: MSKRIHVVPHDSGWATRREGTSRAGSTHETQAQATEAARSTAIRERGEVIIHRPDGRIRDANSYGTDPFPPKG, translated from the coding sequence GTGTCCAAACGCATCCATGTTGTTCCACACGATTCCGGTTGGGCGACGCGCCGTGAGGGAACGTCGCGCGCGGGGTCGACCCACGAAACTCAGGCCCAGGCCACGGAAGCGGCGCGCAGCACCGCAATCCGCGAGCGGGGTGAGGTCATCATCCATCGACCGGACGGCCGGATCAGGGATGCAAATTCCTACGGCACCGATCCCTTCCCTCCGAAGGGTTGA
- a CDS encoding AAA family ATPase — protein MQKLAAVQDEDFNRPKGIQRMRRLPDPKLGALWESIIIEERLKAQLLSQAMLNFTMRGKVDRSVIPLHGVILLVGPPGTGKTSLARGLAHRTAESFKGSGFHLLEVEPHALTSSAMGKTQRAVSELFSQSIAESAVRGPTIVLLDEVETLAADRSKMSLEANPIDIHRATDAVLVQLDALAEKHPNLLFLATSNFPQAVDAAFTSRCDLVVHVPLPDREACARILRDCLTGLGKVYPAIARLPSVAGFDRCATECVGLDGRAIRKMVANALASNQKTAMDPERVTIDDLLAAARAAKAGRIMGGGAS, from the coding sequence ATGCAGAAGTTGGCTGCGGTGCAAGATGAGGATTTCAATCGACCGAAGGGTATCCAGCGGATGCGGCGGCTTCCGGATCCCAAGCTTGGCGCTCTTTGGGAATCGATAATCATTGAAGAACGCCTGAAAGCGCAGCTCCTTTCGCAGGCGATGCTGAATTTCACGATGCGCGGCAAGGTCGATCGAAGTGTGATCCCCTTGCATGGCGTGATCCTTCTAGTCGGGCCGCCAGGGACGGGGAAAACCTCTCTCGCTCGCGGATTGGCGCATCGTACTGCCGAGTCGTTCAAGGGAAGCGGGTTCCACCTGCTCGAGGTCGAGCCACATGCATTGACCAGCTCAGCGATGGGTAAAACTCAACGGGCCGTATCGGAGTTGTTTTCGCAGTCAATTGCAGAGTCTGCCGTCAGAGGACCGACTATCGTTCTTCTCGACGAAGTCGAAACACTGGCAGCTGACCGCTCAAAGATGAGTCTCGAAGCCAACCCGATCGACATTCATCGGGCAACCGATGCGGTCCTCGTCCAGCTTGACGCCCTTGCCGAGAAGCATCCGAACCTGCTGTTTCTCGCTACTAGCAATTTCCCTCAAGCTGTCGACGCAGCGTTCACGTCGCGCTGCGACCTTGTCGTCCATGTGCCCTTGCCGGACCGCGAAGCGTGCGCACGCATTCTGAGGGATTGTCTAACGGGCCTCGGTAAGGTCTACCCAGCTATCGCAAGATTGCCGAGTGTTGCGGGCTTTGATCGCTGCGCAACCGAATGCGTTGGTCTCGACGGGCGAGCCATCCGCAAGATGGTGGCCAATGCACTGGCGAGCAATCAGAAGACGGCCATGGATCCGGAACGTGTGACGATCGACGACCTGCTTGCAGCCGCTCGTGCCGCCAAGGCGGGACGTATCATGGGAGGCGGAGCGTCATGA
- a CDS encoding CBASS oligonucleotide cyclase: protein MLTVDEAFRKFKSRLELNDKEQKNASARQTEVRDYIDTKFKIDRSFLTGSYARWTKTKPLKDVDIFFVLKSSEDHYRSKAPSTVLTDFHDALVEKYGDNARKQNRSINIDFGVTADTDDNTDYRVISVDVVPAFDVGDDFEIPDDELKKWIKTNPQTHAAKATAAHQAYSSEWKGLVRMVKYWNNHPKHGEKPVKPSFLLEVMALQCLHGGWGGSFDREVQGFFATLADRMLDEWPDPAGLGPAISNGMDTARRARACDLLRAAERQATLAIAHTRCGRNGEALRAWRDLFGPKFPLS, encoded by the coding sequence ATGCTCACGGTCGACGAAGCCTTCAGAAAGTTCAAAAGCCGTCTTGAGCTGAACGACAAAGAGCAGAAAAACGCATCCGCACGCCAAACGGAGGTGCGAGACTACATCGATACTAAGTTCAAGATCGATCGGAGCTTTCTCACAGGCTCATATGCACGTTGGACCAAGACGAAGCCTCTCAAGGACGTCGACATCTTCTTCGTCCTGAAGTCCTCCGAGGATCACTATCGGTCCAAGGCGCCATCAACGGTTTTGACCGATTTCCATGATGCATTGGTCGAAAAATACGGCGACAACGCCAGGAAGCAAAATCGATCAATCAACATCGACTTTGGGGTCACGGCCGACACCGACGACAACACTGACTACCGTGTTATCAGCGTAGATGTCGTTCCGGCGTTTGATGTAGGTGATGATTTCGAGATTCCCGATGATGAACTCAAAAAATGGATAAAGACAAATCCACAAACGCACGCCGCAAAGGCGACCGCAGCGCACCAAGCTTATTCCAGTGAGTGGAAGGGGCTGGTGCGGATGGTGAAGTACTGGAACAACCATCCGAAGCACGGTGAGAAGCCGGTAAAGCCCTCATTCCTTCTCGAGGTCATGGCGCTTCAGTGCCTGCATGGCGGGTGGGGTGGAAGCTTCGACCGTGAGGTGCAGGGTTTTTTTGCGACGCTTGCAGATCGAATGCTTGATGAGTGGCCTGATCCGGCAGGTCTTGGTCCGGCGATTAGCAACGGGATGGATACCGCGCGCAGAGCGCGGGCATGCGATCTTCTCCGCGCGGCAGAGCGCCAAGCCACGCTTGCAATTGCTCATACACGTTGCGGTCGAAATGGCGAAGCGCTCCGGGCGTGGCGAGATCTTTTTGGGCCGAAGTTCCCGCTATCTTGA
- the nucC gene encoding CBASS effector endonuclease NucC — translation MAEWSLSQLLSSLHEDIQQRLAVVRKSFNHPGTKGDASENVWISLLETYLPKRYQAAKAHVVDSLGNFSQQIDVVIFDRQYSPFIFTYENETIVPAESVYAVLEAKQTADASLVAYAQEKVASVRRLHRTSLPIPYAKGTYPAKPLIPILGGLLTFESEWNPALGLSLDKALIADLEDGRLDIGCIAAHGHFFFDQSTSAYSFVDENKPATAFLFKLISQLQFSGTVPMIDIEAYAKWLTK, via the coding sequence ATGGCGGAATGGTCTCTATCCCAACTCCTTTCCTCGCTGCATGAAGATATTCAGCAGCGTCTCGCGGTGGTACGAAAATCCTTCAATCATCCTGGAACGAAAGGCGACGCCAGCGAGAACGTTTGGATCAGCCTGCTAGAGACATATCTTCCTAAGCGATATCAAGCGGCCAAGGCGCATGTGGTGGATAGCCTTGGCAACTTCAGCCAGCAGATCGATGTGGTGATCTTTGATCGCCAGTATTCTCCCTTCATCTTCACTTATGAGAATGAAACAATCGTCCCCGCCGAAAGTGTCTATGCCGTTCTCGAGGCCAAGCAGACGGCAGATGCTTCTCTAGTCGCATACGCTCAGGAGAAGGTCGCAAGCGTTCGTCGTCTACACCGGACAAGCCTGCCTATTCCTTATGCGAAGGGCACCTACCCGGCTAAGCCCCTAATTCCGATCTTAGGTGGTTTGCTCACCTTCGAAAGCGAGTGGAACCCAGCATTGGGATTGTCACTCGACAAAGCATTGATTGCTGACCTGGAAGACGGGCGGCTCGATATAGGGTGCATTGCTGCGCACGGTCATTTTTTCTTCGATCAGTCAACGTCGGCGTATTCGTTCGTAGACGAGAATAAGCCCGCCACGGCATTCCTATTCAAGCTGATCTCACAGCTGCAATTCAGCGGTACCGTGCCAATGATCGATATTGAGGCGTACGCTAAGTGGCTGACTAAATAG
- a CDS encoding DUF2235 domain-containing protein: protein MAKNESPMANHDHIERACQLGRPSSEKGKNTTPGGVMLGRNLVVCCDGTSNEIGKQLSNVLKLYRIAEKSERQIVFYQPGIGTVSMPNNWGKWKQKLRSTFEMATGHGLDRDVLNAYCFLARHYRDGDRIFLFGFSRGAYTVSVVAGVIYLIGLLREHQVNFASYALKAYKQASAVDDYAVAREFNEIALPQCVPIHFLGLWDSVASVIVPGRLFWSKLRLEELPFTSTNPAVSTLRQAIAIDEFRRMFRVQRWIEPQQFKPNRHSQSKTIPVQDSRQVWFAGCHSDIGGGFVEEESALSKYPLRWMLEQAADKGLRIRRTMLNHIVLGKERKHARRYTAPDPKGRLHHSLNKMWWPFEWWPKNVRRRDWHDRHTLWGYYLPRGEPRFIAPDSLVHISVVDRLRVVPSDRPVNLRLPYRIESMTGPISAKRK, encoded by the coding sequence ATGGCCAAGAACGAGAGCCCTATGGCTAACCATGACCATATCGAACGCGCCTGCCAGCTGGGCCGACCCAGCAGCGAGAAGGGCAAGAACACCACCCCAGGCGGCGTAATGCTGGGCCGCAACCTCGTTGTGTGTTGCGACGGCACCAGCAATGAGATTGGCAAGCAGTTGTCGAACGTATTGAAGCTCTATCGGATTGCCGAGAAGAGTGAACGGCAGATCGTTTTCTACCAGCCCGGCATTGGCACGGTTTCCATGCCCAACAACTGGGGTAAGTGGAAGCAGAAATTGAGGTCGACTTTTGAGATGGCGACCGGGCATGGACTCGATCGAGATGTCTTGAATGCCTATTGCTTCCTCGCGCGTCACTATCGTGATGGCGATCGGATTTTCTTGTTCGGGTTCAGTCGGGGCGCATATACCGTGAGCGTCGTGGCAGGCGTCATTTACCTCATCGGGTTATTGCGCGAACATCAGGTGAATTTCGCAAGCTATGCACTCAAGGCCTATAAACAGGCCAGTGCAGTTGATGACTATGCAGTCGCTCGCGAGTTCAACGAAATCGCCCTGCCGCAATGCGTGCCCATCCATTTTCTTGGGCTCTGGGATTCTGTGGCCTCGGTGATCGTGCCAGGCCGTCTGTTTTGGTCGAAGCTGCGGCTCGAGGAGCTACCATTCACTTCGACGAATCCAGCGGTTTCCACGCTTCGTCAGGCGATAGCAATTGACGAGTTCCGCCGCATGTTCCGTGTTCAGCGCTGGATCGAACCGCAGCAATTCAAACCCAACCGTCATTCCCAAAGCAAGACCATTCCGGTGCAAGACAGCCGGCAAGTTTGGTTTGCGGGCTGTCATTCGGATATTGGCGGCGGCTTTGTGGAAGAAGAAAGCGCGCTGTCCAAGTATCCGTTGCGATGGATGCTCGAGCAGGCCGCCGACAAAGGGCTTCGCATTCGGCGCACCATGCTCAACCACATCGTCCTCGGAAAGGAGCGCAAACATGCCCGGCGCTATACTGCACCCGACCCCAAAGGCCGGTTGCATCACTCGTTGAACAAGATGTGGTGGCCGTTCGAATGGTGGCCGAAAAATGTGCGCCGTCGTGACTGGCACGACCGGCATACTTTGTGGGGCTATTATCTCCCCCGAGGCGAACCGCGCTTTATCGCACCCGACAGCCTCGTTCACATCTCGGTCGTCGACCGGCTCCGCGTGGTTCCGTCTGATCGCCCGGTCAATCTGAGATTGCCCTATCGGATTGAATCCATGACCGGTCCAATTTCGGCGAAGCGAAAGTGA
- a CDS encoding conjugal transfer protein TraG translates to MTPTKLLIGQALIVFAIVILGVWTATQWAAFALGFQARLGAPWFILLSWPVYYPWRLFEWWYAYEAYAPGVFTRAGAIAASSGVAGCAVAIAGSLWRARQGKLVTTYGSSRWAKRGEIERAGLFRAAGVFLGRLGEQYLRHDGPEHVMAFAPTRSGKGVGLVVPTLLSWTGSAVIHDIKGENWQLTAGWRSRFSHCLLFNPTDPRSARYNPLLEVRKGPDEVRDVQNIADILVDPEGALERRNHWEKTSHALLVGAILHVLYAEEEKTLARVATLLSDPRRSFEHTLRAMMATNHLGTPEHPEVHPVVASAAREVLNKSDNERSGVLSTAMSFLGLYRDPIVAATISACDWRIADLVDAARPVSLYLVIPPADISRTKPLARLVLNQIGRRLTEKLEGDPAKRRRYGLLMMLDEFPALGRLDFFETALAFMAGYGIRAYLIAQSLNQISKAYGENNAILDNCHVRIAFSSNDERTAKRISDALGTATELRAQRNYAGHRLAPWLSHVMVSRQETARPLLTPGEVMQLPSADELVLVSGLAPIRAKKLRYYEDKNFTERVKPAPVLAENGYRDRPAPRPDDWSGQVRGLDHRLATASVPDPDAGLAEEEGGLQQQRHPGRPAKEVAKRREHREATLGLFDDDGDAGTDPRAMDGGKRGGRSSIRRAYAANAGSDGDRHRASQELLPGF, encoded by the coding sequence ATGACCCCGACAAAACTTCTGATCGGTCAGGCGCTGATCGTCTTCGCGATCGTCATTCTCGGCGTCTGGACCGCGACGCAATGGGCAGCCTTCGCGCTCGGTTTCCAGGCACGTCTCGGCGCGCCCTGGTTCATCCTCCTCTCATGGCCCGTCTATTATCCCTGGCGGCTCTTCGAGTGGTGGTATGCCTATGAGGCCTATGCGCCGGGCGTCTTTACGCGGGCAGGCGCGATCGCCGCTTCGAGTGGCGTCGCCGGATGCGCGGTCGCCATTGCCGGCTCTCTCTGGCGCGCCCGGCAGGGCAAGCTCGTCACCACTTACGGTTCGTCGCGCTGGGCGAAGCGCGGCGAGATCGAGCGGGCAGGACTCTTCCGCGCCGCCGGCGTGTTTCTGGGGCGGCTTGGCGAGCAGTATCTCCGTCATGACGGACCGGAGCATGTCATGGCCTTCGCGCCGACGCGCTCCGGCAAGGGCGTCGGTCTCGTCGTGCCGACGCTTCTTTCCTGGACAGGCTCGGCCGTCATTCACGACATCAAGGGCGAGAACTGGCAGCTGACCGCCGGTTGGCGGAGCCGCTTTTCCCATTGCCTCCTCTTCAACCCGACCGATCCACGCTCTGCCCGCTACAACCCGCTGCTCGAAGTGCGCAAAGGCCCGGACGAGGTTCGCGACGTCCAGAACATCGCCGATATCCTGGTCGATCCGGAAGGCGCGCTCGAACGCCGCAATCACTGGGAGAAGACGAGCCACGCGCTGCTGGTCGGTGCGATCCTGCATGTCCTTTATGCGGAAGAAGAGAAGACGCTTGCCCGCGTCGCGACGCTCCTGTCGGACCCGCGACGCTCCTTCGAGCACACGCTGCGTGCCATGATGGCGACCAATCATCTGGGAACACCGGAGCATCCGGAGGTTCACCCCGTCGTGGCGTCCGCCGCCCGCGAGGTCTTGAACAAGTCCGACAATGAGCGCTCCGGCGTGCTCTCGACCGCCATGTCGTTTCTGGGGCTTTACCGCGACCCGATCGTCGCGGCGACGATCTCGGCCTGCGACTGGCGGATCGCCGATCTCGTTGATGCAGCGCGGCCGGTCTCGCTCTATCTCGTCATTCCGCCGGCCGACATTTCGCGCACGAAGCCGCTGGCCCGGCTCGTGCTCAACCAGATCGGGCGGCGCCTCACCGAGAAGCTCGAAGGCGATCCGGCAAAGCGGCGGCGCTACGGGCTGCTCATGATGCTGGACGAGTTCCCGGCGCTCGGGCGGCTCGACTTCTTCGAAACGGCGCTCGCCTTCATGGCGGGCTACGGGATCAGGGCCTATCTGATCGCCCAGTCGCTCAATCAGATCTCCAAGGCCTATGGCGAGAACAATGCGATCCTCGACAATTGTCATGTCCGGATCGCCTTCTCCTCCAATGACGAGCGGACCGCGAAGCGGATATCGGACGCACTCGGCACCGCGACTGAACTGCGCGCCCAGCGCAACTATGCCGGGCACCGCCTGGCGCCCTGGCTCTCCCATGTCATGGTCTCGCGGCAGGAAACGGCGCGGCCGCTCCTGACGCCCGGCGAGGTGATGCAATTGCCTTCGGCAGACGAGCTTGTGCTGGTCTCGGGTCTTGCGCCCATTCGAGCGAAGAAGCTCCGTTATTACGAGGACAAGAACTTCACCGAGCGGGTGAAGCCGGCGCCGGTCCTTGCCGAGAATGGCTATCGCGACAGGCCCGCTCCGCGTCCCGACGACTGGAGCGGCCAGGTGCGCGGGCTCGATCACCGGCTCGCCACCGCAAGCGTCCCCGATCCCGATGCCGGACTGGCGGAAGAGGAAGGCGGTCTCCAGCAGCAGCGCCATCCGGGCCGGCCCGCGAAGGAGGTCGCGAAACGGCGCGAGCACCGCGAAGCGACACTCGGCCTTTTCGACGATGACGGCGATGCGGGCACCGATCCTAGGGCAATGGATGGAGGAAAACGCGGCGGGCGCAGCTCGATCAGGCGCGCCTATGCGGCCAATGCGGGGAGCGACGGCGACCGTCACCGCGCCTCGCAAGAACTGCTCCCTGGATTTTGA
- a CDS encoding CopG family transcriptional regulator encodes MKPRHHLYLDDALSEELEKLAAKPGSSKSAIVSDALRAYLARRGAKELDDLFKLRLDRMSAQLNRIERDLAIVMESLGLFVRYQLTVTAPLPEPDHAARAVGRDRFEAFIDRVGRQLAGGRRDLSGDTILRGADMEETP; translated from the coding sequence ATGAAGCCCCGCCATCATCTCTATCTCGACGATGCGCTCAGCGAAGAGCTCGAGAAACTCGCCGCGAAGCCCGGCTCATCCAAATCCGCCATCGTCAGCGATGCACTCCGCGCCTATCTCGCGCGCCGCGGCGCGAAGGAGCTCGACGATCTCTTCAAACTCCGGCTCGACCGGATGAGCGCGCAACTGAACCGCATCGAGCGCGACCTCGCGATCGTGATGGAGAGCCTGGGGCTCTTCGTCCGCTATCAACTGACCGTCACCGCGCCGCTGCCCGAGCCCGATCACGCGGCCCGCGCCGTCGGCCGCGACCGCTTCGAGGCCTTCATCGACCGGGTCGGCCGGCAACTTGCGGGCGGCAGGCGGGATCTGAGCGGCGACACGATCCTGCGCGGCGCCGACATGGAGGAGACGCCATGA
- the trbB gene encoding P-type conjugative transfer ATPase TrbB, protein MSGPAEAQARERRRSMLRTAMGPAIAAALADPSVVEVMVNPDGSLRLDRLGEGRVDTGVRFEAAEVERVIRLVASHVRTEVHAGNPVVSAELPESGERFEGLLPPVAPAPCFAIRKPAARIHTLEDYIADRILSPEQASALRDAVADRRNLLIAGGTSSGKTTLANALLAEMATADERIILIEDTRELQCAAPDCVALRTKPGVVSLADLVRSTLRLRPDRIIVGEVRGGEALDMLKAWNTGHPGGIATLHANSARAALYRLEQLVQEASAVVPRRLIAEAIDLVAFIEGRGAARHVGCIAQVTGLDTNGDYLVTETTSPHRPSV, encoded by the coding sequence ATGAGCGGTCCCGCCGAAGCGCAAGCGAGGGAACGGCGCCGTTCGATGCTCCGGACCGCCATGGGACCGGCGATCGCGGCGGCGCTCGCCGATCCCTCGGTCGTCGAGGTGATGGTCAATCCGGACGGGAGCCTCCGGCTTGACCGGCTGGGCGAGGGCAGGGTCGACACCGGCGTGCGCTTCGAGGCGGCCGAGGTCGAACGCGTGATCCGGCTTGTGGCCTCGCATGTTCGCACCGAAGTCCATGCCGGCAACCCGGTCGTGAGCGCTGAGCTTCCCGAAAGCGGCGAACGCTTCGAAGGCCTGCTGCCGCCCGTCGCGCCCGCACCCTGTTTCGCGATCCGCAAACCCGCCGCACGGATTCATACGCTGGAGGACTATATCGCCGACCGCATCCTCTCGCCCGAGCAGGCAAGCGCTTTACGCGATGCCGTCGCCGACCGGCGCAATCTTCTGATCGCGGGCGGTACGAGTTCGGGCAAGACGACGCTCGCGAACGCGCTGCTTGCCGAAATGGCGACGGCCGACGAGCGCATCATCCTGATCGAGGATACGCGCGAGTTGCAATGCGCGGCGCCCGATTGCGTGGCGCTCCGCACGAAGCCGGGCGTGGTCTCGCTGGCCGATCTCGTCCGCTCGACGCTTCGCCTCCGGCCCGACCGCATCATTGTCGGCGAAGTGAGAGGCGGTGAGGCACTCGACATGCTGAAGGCCTGGAACACAGGCCATCCGGGCGGCATCGCGACGCTGCATGCGAACTCCGCCCGCGCCGCCCTCTACCGGCTCGAACAGCTCGTCCAGGAGGCGAGCGCCGTCGTGCCGCGCCGTCTCATCGCCGAAGCGATCGATCTCGTCGCCTTCATCGAGGGAAGAGGGGCGGCCCGCCATGTCGGCTGCATCGCCCAAGTGACCGGCCTCGACACCAATGGCGACTATCTCGTCACTGAGACCACGAGCCCGCATCGCCCCTCTGTCTGA
- a CDS encoding TrbC/VirB2 family protein, which produces MFIGAAEAAGTGMPWEQPLQQILDSVQGPVAKIVAVIIIIVTGLTLAFGDTAGGFRRLIQIVFGLSIAFAASSFFLSFFSFGGGAVIA; this is translated from the coding sequence ATGTTTATCGGTGCCGCAGAGGCCGCCGGCACCGGCATGCCCTGGGAGCAGCCGTTGCAGCAGATCCTCGATTCCGTGCAAGGCCCGGTCGCGAAGATCGTCGCGGTGATCATCATCATCGTGACCGGGCTGACGCTCGCCTTCGGCGATACGGCGGGCGGCTTCCGGCGCCTGATCCAGATCGTTTTCGGCCTGTCGATCGCCTTTGCCGCTTCGAGTTTCTTTCTTTCCTTCTTCTCCTTCGGCGGCGGGGCGGTGATCGCATGA
- a CDS encoding VirB3 family type IV secretion system protein has product MSAHLEGFEVPLHRALAEPILLAGAPRSVAILNGTVAAALGLGLQLWIAGLVLWLAGHTLCVFAAKRDPQFGQVLARHLRQKGFLSC; this is encoded by the coding sequence ATGAGCGCGCATCTCGAAGGCTTCGAAGTACCGCTCCACCGCGCTCTTGCCGAACCGATCCTGCTTGCCGGCGCGCCGCGCAGCGTCGCGATCCTGAACGGCACGGTGGCGGCTGCGCTCGGTCTCGGTCTTCAACTCTGGATCGCGGGCCTCGTCCTCTGGCTTGCCGGTCACACGCTCTGCGTCTTCGCGGCAAAGCGCGATCCGCAATTCGGGCAGGTGCTGGCGCGCCATCTTCGGCAGAAGGGATTTCTCTCATGCTGA
- the trbE gene encoding conjugal transfer protein TrbE has translation MLNLTEYRRKPDRLADHLPWAALVAPGVVLNKDGAFQRTLRFRGPDLESATEAELIGVSARFNNVARRFGSGWALFFEAERFAAADYPDSVFPDAASWLVDRERRAGFEGAGHFESACHLTLYYMPPADTVSRAERWLIEKERAESARDWREDLDGFIAETDRIADLLKGFMPELRPLDDAETLTYLHRAVSSKRHLIVPPETPVYLDAVLADEALSGGLEPMLGARHLRTLTVLGFSNLTRPGLLDALNHLALPYRWMTRFIALDKTLATRELTKLRRQWFAKRKSVTALLREVIYNEPAPLLDTDADNKVVDADLALQALGGDHVSFGYLTTTITVADEDAEVADEHRRAVERAVTGAGFTVIRESVNAVEAWLGSLPGHVYANVRQPIVHTLNLAHLMPLSSVWAGPARNAHLDGPVLLHAESEGATPFRFSTHIGDVGHMLIVGPTGAGKSVLLALMAMQFRRYEGAQLYLFDKGFSARAAILAMGGAHHALGSGEGETALAFQPLARIDEAAECGWAAEWIGSLLTHEKLEVTPEVKDAVWSALRSLASAPCGERTLTGLSVLLQSNALKAALTPYTLEGPFGHLLDAAEDGLALSGIQCFEMEALLHEKGAVMPVLTYLFHRLEERFTGAPTLLILDEAWVYLDDPLFASRIREWLKTLRKKNVAVIFATQSLADIAESAIAPAIIESCPQRIFLPNDRAIEPQARAAYERFGLNTRQIELIAEAMPKRHYYLQSRRGNRLFELGLGPVAFTFCGASSSADRKLIGRVLNETGSAGFAKRFLAAKGLDWAADLIDIHTAKTS, from the coding sequence ATGCTGAACCTAACCGAGTACCGCCGCAAGCCGGACCGCCTCGCCGATCACTTGCCCTGGGCGGCACTCGTGGCGCCGGGCGTTGTCCTCAACAAGGATGGTGCGTTTCAGCGGACGTTGAGGTTTCGGGGCCCGGACCTCGAAAGCGCGACGGAGGCCGAACTGATCGGCGTTTCGGCCCGCTTCAACAATGTCGCGCGCCGCTTCGGCTCGGGCTGGGCGCTCTTTTTCGAGGCAGAGCGTTTCGCGGCGGCGGATTATCCCGACAGCGTCTTTCCCGACGCCGCTTCCTGGCTGGTCGATCGCGAGCGCCGCGCGGGCTTCGAGGGGGCGGGACATTTCGAGAGCGCCTGCCACCTCACCCTTTATTATATGCCGCCGGCGGATACGGTTTCGCGGGCCGAGCGGTGGCTCATCGAGAAGGAGAGGGCGGAGAGCGCCCGCGACTGGCGGGAGGATCTCGACGGCTTCATTGCCGAGACCGACCGGATCGCCGATCTCCTCAAGGGTTTCATGCCGGAGCTCCGTCCGCTCGACGATGCGGAGACGCTCACCTATCTCCACCGCGCCGTCTCCTCGAAGCGACACCTTATCGTGCCGCCCGAGACGCCGGTCTATCTCGACGCGGTGCTGGCCGACGAGGCCTTGAGTGGCGGCCTCGAGCCGATGCTGGGCGCGCGGCATCTGCGGACGCTGACGGTGCTCGGCTTCTCGAACCTGACAAGGCCCGGGCTGCTCGATGCGCTCAATCATCTGGCGCTCCCCTATCGCTGGATGACGCGCTTCATCGCGCTCGACAAGACCCTTGCAACGCGGGAACTCACCAAACTCCGCCGCCAATGGTTCGCGAAGCGGAAGTCGGTGACCGCGCTCCTGCGCGAGGTCATCTATAACGAACCGGCGCCGCTTCTCGACACGGATGCCGACAACAAGGTGGTCGATGCCGATCTCGCCCTGCAGGCGCTGGGTGGCGATCATGTGAGCTTCGGCTATCTGACGACGACGATCACCGTCGCCGACGAGGATGCCGAAGTCGCGGACGAGCATCGCCGTGCTGTCGAGCGCGCGGTCACCGGCGCCGGCTTCACCGTGATCCGCGAAAGCGTCAACGCGGTCGAAGCCTGGCTTGGCAGTCTGCCGGGTCACGTCTATGCCAATGTCCGGCAGCCGATCGTCCATACGCTCAATCTCGCCCATCTGATGCCCTTGTCGTCGGTCTGGGCCGGACCGGCGCGGAACGCGCATTTGGACGGTCCGGTCCTGCTCCATGCCGAAAGCGAAGGCGCAACGCCCTTCCGGTTTTCGACCCATATCGGCGATGTCGGCCATATGCTGATCGTCGGTCCGACCGGCGCCGGCAAGTCGGTGTTGCTGGCGCTGATGGCGATGCAGTTCCGGCGCTACGAAGGCGCGCAACTCTATCTCTTTGACAAGGGTTTCTCGGCGCGTGCCGCCATTCTCGCCATGGGCGGCGCCCATCATGCGCTGGGCTCGGGCGAGGGCGAGACCGCGCTCGCCTTCCAGCCGCTTGCCCGAATCGACGAAGCGGCGGAATGCGGCTGGGCGGCGGAATGGATCGGATCGCTTCTCACGCATGAGAAACTCGAGGTGACGCCGGAGGTGAAGGATGCCGTCTGGTCGGCGTTGAGGAGCCTCGCCTCCGCGCCGTGCGGTGAGCGGACGCTGACCGGCCTCTCCGTCCTGCTGCAATCGAACGCGCTCAAGGCAGCGCTCACGCCTTACACGCTGGAAGGTCCGTTCGGGCATTTGCTCGATGCGGCAGAAGACGGGCTCGCGCTTTCCGGCATCCAGTGTTTCGAGATGGAAGCACTGCTGCACGAGAAGGGCGCGGTGATGCCGGTTCTCACCTATCTCTTCCATCGCCTTGAGGAACGCTTCACCGGCGCGCCGACGCTTCTCATTCTCGATGAGGCCTGGGTCTATCTCGACGACCCGCTTTTCGCCTCCCGCATCCGTGAATGGTTGAAGACGCTTCGCAAGAAGAATGTCGCGGTCATCTTCGCGACGCAGTCGCTTGCCGATATCGCTGAGAGCGCCATCGCGCCCGCTATCATCGAGAGCTGTCCGCAGCGGATATTCCTCCCCAATGACCGCGCAATCGAACCGCAGGCGCGGGCGGCTTACGAGCGCTTCGGTCTCAACACGCGCCAGATCGAGCTGATCGCGGAAGCCATGCCGAAGCGGCACTACTATCTCCAATCCCGCCGCGGCAACCGGCTTTTCGAACTCGGGCTCGGTCCCGTGGCGTTCACCTTTTGCGGCGCGTCTTCTTCCGCCGACCGGAAACTCATCGGTCGTGTGTTGAATGAGACGGGGTCAGCGGGTTTCGCGAAGAGATTTCTCGCCGCGAAGGGCCTCGATTGGGCCGCCGATCTCATCGACATCCATACAGCGAAAACTTCTTAA